One window from the genome of Brachyspira sp. SAP_772 encodes:
- the mglC gene encoding galactose/methyl galactoside ABC transporter permease MglC — MSDKNSTINKILKFILNNAIFAALLLILIGIIIKEPSFFRLSNFVNIFAQASTRMIIAVGIGTLLVTQGNDLGAGRAVGLAAVVSASLLQSTSNPTRMYPDLPMLPVILPILLVMLILMVFGFINGFIISKLYVTPFIATLGMQLILYGVTSTYFDRPPYGAQPIGGLDPRFTNLAQGGIKVGGLTISYLIIFAVIITLIMWVIWNKTKLGKNIFAVGGNPEAAAVSGVNIPLTLMIVYTMAGALYGIAGSLEVARVGSATNNLGNGYELDAIAACVVGGVSFSGGIGSILGIVSGVLIFQVINYGMTFVGISPYMQYIIKGAIIIAAVAVDTQKYLKKV; from the coding sequence ATGTCAGACAAAAATTCTACTATAAACAAAATATTAAAATTTATACTGAATAATGCCATATTTGCAGCACTTTTACTTATACTTATTGGTATTATTATTAAAGAGCCATCTTTCTTTAGACTTAGCAACTTTGTAAACATTTTTGCTCAGGCTTCTACTCGTATGATTATTGCTGTTGGTATTGGTACTTTATTAGTAACTCAGGGTAACGACCTTGGTGCTGGTAGGGCTGTAGGACTTGCTGCTGTTGTTAGTGCTTCTCTTTTACAATCTACTAGTAACCCTACTAGAATGTATCCTGATTTACCTATGCTTCCTGTTATATTACCTATACTTTTAGTTATGCTTATACTTATGGTATTTGGTTTTATAAATGGATTCATCATTTCTAAACTTTATGTAACTCCATTTATTGCTACTTTAGGTATGCAGCTTATACTTTACGGTGTTACTAGTACTTATTTTGACAGACCTCCTTATGGTGCTCAGCCTATTGGAGGACTTGACCCTCGTTTTACTAATCTTGCTCAGGGCGGTATAAAAGTAGGCGGGCTTACAATATCATACTTGATAATATTCGCCGTGATTATTACTCTGATTATGTGGGTGATTTGGAATAAAACTAAATTGGGTAAAAACATATTTGCTGTAGGTGGTAACCCTGAAGCTGCTGCTGTGAGCGGTGTAAACATTCCTCTTACTCTTATGATAGTTTATACTATGGCTGGTGCTTTATATGGTATAGCTGGTTCTTTAGAGGTTGCTAGGGTTGGTTCTGCTACAAACAACTTAGGTAACGGTTATGAGCTTGATGCTATTGCTGCTTGTGTTGTAGGCGGTGTTTCTTTCTCTGGAGGTATTGGTTCTATTTTGGGTATTGTATCTGGGGTTTTGATATTCCAAGTTATTAACTACGGTATGACTTTCGTTGGTATTTCACCTTATATGCAATACATTATTAAAGGTGCTATCATCATTGCTGCTGTTGCTGTTGATACTCAAAAATATTTGAAAAAGGTTTGA
- the mglA gene encoding galactose/methyl galactoside ABC transporter ATP-binding protein MglA encodes MEERKVILEMKGISKYFPGVQALDKAELVVREGSVVALMGENGAGKSTLMKCLFGIYHKDEGTILLDGNEVNFSSPKQALNNGVAMVHQELNQVRQRNIQDNIWLGKYPTKFGFVDEKKMYDDTKAIFDDLEIPLDPRTKVSTLSVSEMQMVEIAKAVSYHSKILVLDEPTSSLTEKEVAKLFKIIRKLQSRGVGMIYISHKMEEILQISDEVTIMRDGKFVSTTPAKELTTDLIIKQMVGRDLTNRFPPKTNKPAEGILEIKNFTAFYQPSLTDINFSVRKGEIFGIAGLVGAKRTEVLESIFGMRTLSSGSIIKNDKDIKNNTTRKAIKHGFALVTEERRQTGIFGMLSINFNSIIANVDNYKGNFGFLNNKKMRDDTKWVIDSMQVKTPSEKTAIQSLSGGNQQKVILGRWLLSAPDILMLDEPTRGIDVGAKYDIYKLIIDLATEGKTIIMVSSEMPELLGITDRIMVMSNGRVAGIVDTANTNQEEIMALSAKYL; translated from the coding sequence ATGGAAGAGAGAAAAGTAATTCTTGAGATGAAGGGCATATCAAAATATTTTCCCGGTGTTCAAGCTTTGGATAAGGCTGAACTTGTTGTGAGAGAGGGAAGTGTTGTTGCTCTTATGGGAGAGAATGGTGCTGGAAAATCCACTCTTATGAAATGTTTATTTGGTATTTACCATAAAGATGAAGGAACAATATTATTAGACGGAAATGAAGTTAATTTTAGTTCTCCAAAACAAGCTTTAAATAATGGTGTAGCAATGGTGCACCAAGAGCTTAATCAGGTTAGGCAAAGAAATATACAGGATAATATTTGGCTTGGTAAATATCCTACTAAATTTGGATTTGTAGATGAGAAGAAAATGTATGATGATACTAAAGCTATTTTTGATGATTTAGAAATACCTTTAGACCCTAGAACTAAAGTATCTACATTATCAGTATCTGAAATGCAAATGGTTGAAATAGCAAAGGCAGTATCATATCATTCTAAAATACTTGTTTTAGACGAGCCTACTAGTTCGCTTACAGAAAAAGAAGTTGCTAAATTATTTAAGATAATAAGGAAACTTCAAAGCCGCGGTGTAGGTATGATATATATTTCTCACAAAATGGAAGAGATATTGCAGATATCTGATGAAGTTACTATAATGCGTGATGGTAAGTTTGTTTCTACCACTCCTGCAAAAGAATTAACAACTGACCTTATTATTAAACAGATGGTGGGTCGTGATTTAACTAATAGATTCCCTCCTAAAACTAATAAACCTGCTGAAGGAATTTTGGAAATTAAAAACTTTACAGCATTCTATCAGCCTTCGCTCACTGATATTAATTTTAGTGTGAGAAAGGGTGAGATTTTTGGTATAGCTGGTCTTGTTGGTGCAAAAAGAACTGAGGTACTTGAGAGTATATTTGGTATGCGTACTTTATCAAGCGGAAGTATTATTAAAAATGATAAAGATATTAAAAATAATACAACAAGAAAAGCTATTAAACATGGATTTGCTTTGGTAACAGAGGAGAGAAGACAAACTGGTATATTTGGTATGCTCTCTATTAATTTTAATTCTATAATAGCTAATGTAGATAATTATAAAGGTAATTTTGGATTTTTGAATAATAAGAAGATGAGAGATGATACTAAATGGGTAATAGATAGTATGCAGGTAAAGACTCCTTCAGAGAAAACTGCCATACAATCATTATCTGGAGGTAATCAGCAGAAGGTAATATTGGGCAGATGGCTTTTGAGTGCTCCTGATATTCTTATGCTTGATGAGCCTACTAGGGGTATTGATGTAGGGGCAAAATATGATATATATAAACTTATAATAGATTTAGCTACGGAAGGTAAGACTATTATTATGGTTAGCTCTGAGATGCCTGAGTTGCTTGGTATAACTGATAGAATAATGGTTATGAGTAATGGAAGGGTTGCGGGTATAGTTGATACGGCTAATACTAATCAAGAAGAAATAATGGCATTATCTGCCAAATATTTATAA
- a CDS encoding galactose ABC transporter substrate-binding protein: MRKIFIISSMLIIATIFMLSCGGGTSDNAAASDANGPLIGVTIYRYDDNFMSFYRRNIESKIAGKANLIINDSQNNQAQQNDQVDVMINKDVKALAINLVDPQAAQTIIDKAKAKNIPVVFFNKQPSAQAMASYDKTWYVGTTPEESGDMQGKIVVDAWKADPTLDKNGDGVIQYVLIKGEPGHPDAEARTSHVTMYITNNGLKVEKLEELNANWDTARAKDIVDAWIQKYGDQIEFIFANNDAMALGALQSIQALGYNTGDKAKYIPIVGVDAIPDMLNEIKKGTILGSVLNDPVGQSQALVDLTLNVAAGKDPVEGTTWTLDEVKAVRVPYVPITADNITIAEEAYK; encoded by the coding sequence ATGAGAAAAATATTCATTATAAGTTCTATGCTTATAATAGCAACAATTTTTATGCTATCTTGCGGCGGCGGCACTAGTGATAATGCAGCAGCTTCAGATGCTAATGGTCCACTAATTGGAGTTACAATTTATCGTTATGATGATAACTTCATGTCTTTCTACAGAAGAAACATAGAAAGTAAAATTGCTGGAAAAGCTAATTTAATAATTAACGATTCTCAAAACAACCAAGCTCAGCAAAATGACCAAGTAGATGTTATGATCAATAAAGATGTTAAAGCTTTGGCAATTAACTTAGTAGACCCTCAAGCAGCTCAAACTATTATAGACAAAGCTAAAGCTAAAAATATACCTGTAGTATTCTTTAACAAACAGCCTAGTGCTCAAGCTATGGCTAGCTATGATAAAACTTGGTATGTAGGTACTACTCCAGAAGAATCTGGTGATATGCAAGGAAAAATCGTTGTAGATGCTTGGAAAGCAGATCCTACATTAGATAAAAATGGTGATGGTGTTATACAATATGTATTAATTAAAGGCGAACCAGGCCACCCAGATGCAGAAGCAAGAACTTCTCATGTAACTATGTATATTACTAACAATGGTCTTAAAGTAGAAAAATTAGAAGAATTAAATGCTAACTGGGATACTGCTAGAGCTAAAGATATAGTAGATGCTTGGATACAAAAATATGGTGACCAAATAGAATTTATTTTTGCTAACAATGATGCTATGGCTTTAGGTGCTTTACAGTCTATACAAGCTTTAGGATACAACACTGGCGACAAAGCTAAATATATCCCTATAGTAGGTGTAGATGCTATTCCTGATATGTTGAACGAAATCAAAAAAGGAACAATATTAGGTTCAGTACTTAATGACCCAGTTGGACAATCACAAGCTCTTGTAGATTTAACATTAAATGTTGCTGCTGGCAAAGATCCAGTAGAAGGTACTACTTGGACTTTAGATGAAGTAAAAGCAGTACGCGTTCCTTATGTTCCTATAACTGCAGATAATATTACTATAGCTGAAGAAGCTTATAAGTAA
- the msrB gene encoding peptide-methionine (R)-S-oxide reductase MsrB produces MYKILLLTISIIFAACNEKEIKNIIAQQTNNTSNNNIANSDIKVAASKLTSKEYDVLINKGTEFPFTGELLDVKDDGVYTCKLCGNLLFKSDAKFNSGTGWPSFDDAIAENIKFVKDGCRVEVTCAKCGGHLGHVFYNEGFTDKQTRYCINSVSLNFVNKADFDKTNDSTTNK; encoded by the coding sequence TTGTATAAAATATTACTTTTAACAATATCTATTATATTTGCAGCTTGTAATGAAAAAGAGATAAAAAATATAATAGCACAGCAAACAAATAATACATCAAATAATAATATTGCTAATTCTGATATAAAAGTAGCGGCATCAAAATTAACATCAAAAGAATATGACGTGTTAATAAACAAAGGCACAGAGTTTCCTTTTACAGGAGAACTTTTAGATGTAAAAGATGATGGGGTTTATACTTGTAAATTATGCGGAAACTTATTGTTTAAATCTGATGCTAAGTTTAATTCTGGTACAGGTTGGCCTAGTTTTGATGATGCAATAGCTGAAAACATAAAATTTGTAAAAGACGGATGCAGAGTAGAAGTAACTTGTGCAAAATGCGGAGGTCATTTAGGACATGTTTTCTACAATGAAGGCTTTACTGACAAACAAACTAGATATTGCATTAATTCTGTATCTTTAAATTTTGTTAATAAAGCAGACTTTGATAAAACTAATGATAGTACTACAAATAAATAA
- the msrA gene encoding peptide-methionine (S)-S-oxide reductase MsrA: protein MKKIVLMTIISIFSLISCNEKLNSESTNIKESSSIKENKEETKMIPENVKYAYFASGCFWGTEYWFEKGKGVYAVVSGYAGGHKINPTYREVSTGLTGHLETVQVAYNPDETTYEDLVKLFFETHDFTQKNGQGPDIGSQYLSAIFYQTEEEKEIAQKYIDMLKEKRYDVATTLREYKNFYPAEDYHQDYYERKGSIPYCHFYNKIF, encoded by the coding sequence ATGAAAAAAATTGTATTAATGACAATAATATCCATATTTTCTTTAATATCCTGTAATGAAAAATTAAATAGCGAATCTACAAATATTAAAGAATCTTCAAGTATTAAAGAAAATAAGGAGGAGACAAAAATGATTCCAGAAAATGTTAAATACGCCTATTTTGCTTCAGGCTGTTTTTGGGGCACTGAATATTGGTTTGAAAAAGGAAAAGGAGTATATGCAGTTGTAAGCGGATATGCAGGAGGACATAAAATAAACCCAACATATAGAGAAGTATCCACTGGTCTAACAGGACATTTAGAAACTGTACAGGTTGCTTATAATCCTGATGAAACTACTTATGAAGATTTAGTTAAACTATTCTTTGAAACTCATGACTTTACTCAAAAAAATGGTCAGGGTCCTGATATAGGTTCACAGTATTTATCAGCTATTTTTTATCAAACAGAAGAAGAAAAAGAAATAGCTCAAAAATATATAGACATGCTTAAAGAAAAACGTTATGATGTGGCAACAACTTTAAGAGAATATAAAAACTTTTATCCAGCAGAAGATTATCATCAAGATTATTATGAGAGAAAAGGCTCTATACCTTATTGCCATTTCTATAACAAAATATTTTAA